Proteins found in one Deltaproteobacteria bacterium IMCC39524 genomic segment:
- a CDS encoding PilZ domain-containing protein, giving the protein MLITKDCGMPIIKPFGSRVKVATTVHYEPCHEMALSGLSEDLSVGGLYLQTNLVLDLNEVFKVTFPLPGQEKVVSCEASVAWTNFAVNQRKPEIPYGVGLQFEDLSLDNLLALSTFVDHHNKLSKMTMPSV; this is encoded by the coding sequence ATGCTGATAACTAAAGATTGTGGGATGCCAATTATAAAACCATTCGGCAGCCGTGTAAAAGTTGCGACAACGGTTCACTATGAACCATGCCATGAAATGGCTCTTTCTGGCCTGAGTGAGGATTTAAGTGTTGGTGGACTTTACCTCCAGACAAATCTTGTGTTAGACCTTAATGAAGTATTTAAAGTGACCTTTCCTCTGCCAGGGCAAGAAAAAGTAGTTTCATGCGAAGCAAGTGTAGCGTGGACCAACTTCGCTGTAAATCAACGGAAACCGGAAATACCATATGGTGTAGGTTTACAGTTTGAAGACCTTTCGCTTGATAATTTATTAGCATTGTCAACCTTTGTGGATCATCACAATAAATTGTCAAAAATGACTATGCCCTCTGTTTAA
- a CDS encoding PilZ domain-containing protein: protein MPLHNGEPPERRSSVRLKAELRVYYGDHQSKLLTGYSIDLSTGGIFLSTTCPFDVDDIVKLKLSIPGEEESTVSCDARVAWINYEDKRLKPEFPTGVGLQFVDLTPENFGSIVGFLEVEAAW, encoded by the coding sequence ATGCCTTTGCATAATGGCGAACCACCTGAAAGACGTTCTAGCGTTCGGCTCAAAGCGGAGCTAAGGGTTTACTACGGTGACCACCAAAGTAAATTGCTTACAGGCTACAGCATAGATTTAAGTACAGGAGGGATCTTCCTTAGCACAACATGCCCATTCGATGTTGATGACATTGTAAAGTTGAAATTATCAATACCGGGTGAAGAGGAAAGTACAGTCTCATGCGATGCACGTGTTGCATGGATTAATTACGAGGACAAGCGCCTTAAGCCTGAATTTCCAACAGGTGTCGGTCTGCAATTTGTCGATCTTACACCGGAAAACTTCGGTTCAATAGTAGGTTTTTTAGAGGTCGAAGCAGCTTGGTAA
- the speB gene encoding agmatinase, which yields MSDTSQFLAMPDAAIDEADILLLPIPLERTVSFKPGTAEAPKAILDTTEQLEFYEEDAGWSPFKHMKLNVLPDFTDDRSLSDAEFHVKLTEYVALLPKGNLFIGLGGEHSLTPSLVEARMPEPGTVLFLDAHADMRTSYEGSKYSHACPVTRLLGQGHKIVMAGIRSIYESEVKVIEKNPNISLFLDWDLRGKGQWESFLQRVNSLEGPVYLSIDMDVFNPAAVPGVGTPQPGGFFWYQMIEVLETLFSKKEIDLRGVDMVEIVPEPSRVSEMTAAKLLLKIISFWGCAKEFNLKPEVGNQSQMDYE from the coding sequence ATGTCTGACACCTCGCAATTTCTGGCCATGCCTGATGCAGCAATCGACGAAGCAGATATCCTCCTTCTGCCAATCCCTCTCGAGAGGACAGTCTCTTTCAAACCCGGCACGGCAGAAGCCCCGAAAGCCATACTGGACACTACAGAACAACTTGAGTTTTATGAAGAAGACGCCGGCTGGTCGCCTTTCAAGCATATGAAGCTCAATGTTCTGCCCGATTTTACCGATGATCGATCTCTTTCCGACGCAGAGTTTCATGTCAAACTGACTGAATACGTAGCATTATTGCCTAAAGGCAACCTCTTTATCGGCCTCGGTGGCGAGCACTCTCTGACCCCCTCCCTGGTTGAGGCCCGCATGCCGGAACCGGGCACAGTCCTCTTTCTTGACGCACACGCCGACATGCGCACCAGCTACGAAGGTAGCAAGTACAGTCACGCCTGCCCGGTCACCCGACTTCTGGGCCAAGGGCACAAAATTGTCATGGCCGGGATACGATCGATCTATGAGAGTGAGGTCAAGGTCATCGAGAAGAATCCCAACATCTCTCTCTTTCTGGACTGGGATTTGCGCGGAAAAGGACAATGGGAGTCTTTCCTGCAAAGGGTTAACTCACTTGAAGGGCCGGTCTACCTGTCGATCGATATGGATGTCTTCAATCCTGCCGCCGTCCCCGGTGTCGGCACACCACAACCGGGCGGCTTTTTCTGGTACCAGATGATTGAAGTCCTTGAGACCCTTTTTTCCAAAAAAGAGATCGACCTGCGCGGCGTTGACATGGTGGAGATTGTGCCGGAACCCAGCCGGGTTTCCGAGATGACAGCGGCGAAGCTCCTGTTGAAAATCATTTCATTCTGGGGTTGTGCCAAGGAGTTCAATCTTAAGCCAGAGGTCGGTAACCAGTCACAAATGGATTACGAATAA
- the bioA gene encoding adenosylmethionine--8-amino-7-oxononanoate transaminase, with amino-acid sequence MPNLLDDSNWLEFEKNHVWHPYAPLEGALPPYSVKNAQGVHLTLEDGRQLIDGMSSWWSVIHGYNHPVINAAAKAQLDEMSHVMFGGLTHRPAAELAARLITLTPEPLTRVFFCDSGSVSVEVAIKMAIQYWHSKGQPGKQRMLTIRRGYHGDTCGAMAVCDPQTGMHHLFAEALPKHLFAEAPTVTKDADWRDEDIADFRNLIKKNHSEIAAVILEPLVQGAGGMRFYAPEYLRQVRSLCDSYEVLLIADEIATGFGRTGTLFACEQAEIVPDIMCLGKAITGGYMSLAATLTTSEISQAISRKAPKAFMHGPTFMANPLACATANASIDLLLDSPWQERIARMSETFFEHLQPCQDWDGVADVRIKGGIGVLELEQPVDMPSITRRFVDKGVWVRPFGKLVYVMPPYIINDEELNSLMTATTEAVAEELHL; translated from the coding sequence ATGCCCAATCTCCTGGATGACAGCAACTGGCTCGAATTCGAAAAAAATCACGTCTGGCATCCCTATGCACCCCTTGAGGGGGCTCTCCCACCCTACTCCGTCAAAAACGCACAAGGTGTCCATTTAACCCTTGAGGATGGTCGTCAATTGATCGATGGCATGTCGTCCTGGTGGTCGGTCATTCATGGTTACAATCATCCTGTCATCAATGCAGCCGCTAAGGCGCAGCTTGATGAGATGTCACACGTAATGTTCGGTGGCCTGACCCATCGCCCGGCCGCAGAACTTGCCGCACGTCTGATCACTTTGACGCCGGAGCCTCTTACACGCGTGTTCTTTTGCGACTCAGGGTCCGTCAGCGTCGAAGTTGCTATCAAGATGGCTATCCAGTACTGGCACTCAAAGGGACAGCCAGGCAAACAGCGGATGTTGACAATCCGGCGCGGCTACCATGGTGACACCTGCGGAGCCATGGCGGTCTGTGATCCGCAAACAGGCATGCACCATCTCTTTGCCGAGGCTCTCCCGAAGCATCTCTTTGCCGAGGCTCCAACGGTGACAAAGGATGCCGACTGGCGCGATGAAGATATCGCTGACTTTCGTAATCTGATCAAAAAGAACCATAGCGAAATAGCTGCCGTAATCCTTGAACCGCTTGTTCAAGGGGCAGGCGGCATGCGTTTTTACGCTCCAGAGTATCTGCGCCAGGTAAGATCGCTCTGCGACAGTTACGAGGTCCTGCTGATCGCCGATGAAATCGCCACCGGTTTTGGCCGTACAGGCACCCTCTTTGCCTGTGAGCAGGCAGAAATCGTTCCTGACATCATGTGCCTGGGCAAAGCGATAACCGGTGGTTACATGTCTCTGGCAGCAACCTTGACGACCTCAGAGATCAGCCAGGCCATTTCACGCAAGGCTCCAAAAGCGTTCATGCATGGCCCGACCTTCATGGCCAACCCGCTGGCCTGCGCCACAGCCAACGCCAGCATCGACCTGTTGCTTGATAGCCCGTGGCAAGAGCGCATTGCCAGAATGAGTGAGACTTTCTTTGAGCACCTGCAGCCCTGTCAGGATTGGGATGGTGTAGCAGACGTCCGCATCAAAGGCGGGATCGGAGTTCTGGAACTGGAACAACCTGTGGATATGCCTTCCATCACCAGGCGCTTTGTCGACAAGGGCGTCTGGGTTCGGCCCTTCGGCAAACTCGTTTATGTCATGCCCCCCTACATCATCAATGATGAAGAGCTAAACAGCTTAATGACAGCTACGACTGAAGCTGTTGCAGAAGAGTTGCACCTCTGA
- a CDS encoding DedA family protein — protein sequence MEHWLQEIFNLIPGGGLFIAAVFLIAFFEALVGVGLIMPGSVLTVFSGWLAFQGKAPIEAIMTAAACGALAGDLLSYWLGARFGIHLWKWRLLKKRQNLLRLTEIFFNEHGGKSVFFGRFLGPIRGLVPFVAGASQMRPATFTLYSIISGILWGISYPGLGFLGGTSWQRAETLTGRLGLLVALALVTCLLLTWLRRKLLPQQYQHSAKHEEDSSS from the coding sequence ATGGAACATTGGCTTCAAGAGATATTCAATCTTATACCGGGCGGAGGGTTATTCATCGCCGCGGTCTTTTTAATCGCCTTTTTTGAAGCTCTCGTCGGAGTCGGGCTGATCATGCCAGGCAGCGTCTTGACGGTTTTCAGCGGTTGGCTGGCCTTCCAGGGCAAGGCCCCGATTGAGGCGATCATGACCGCTGCAGCATGCGGTGCCCTGGCTGGAGATCTCTTAAGCTACTGGCTAGGAGCACGCTTCGGCATTCATCTCTGGAAATGGCGGCTACTGAAAAAACGCCAAAACCTACTGCGTTTGACCGAGATATTCTTTAATGAGCATGGCGGCAAGAGCGTGTTCTTCGGCCGCTTCCTCGGCCCGATTCGCGGGTTGGTCCCTTTTGTTGCCGGAGCCAGCCAGATGCGCCCTGCGACATTCACACTCTACTCAATTATCAGCGGCATCCTCTGGGGGATCAGCTATCCGGGGCTCGGCTTTCTCGGTGGAACCAGCTGGCAGCGCGCCGAGACATTAACCGGACGACTGGGATTGTTGGTAGCATTGGCACTCGTCACCTGCCTGTTGCTGACGTGGCTGCGACGCAAGCTATTACCCCAGCAGTACCAGCACAGTGCCAAGCATGAAGAGGACAGTTCGTCCTGA
- a CDS encoding HDIG domain-containing protein: protein MQPLALIDKYYGVNQEARNILLAHSIQVAKLAVSVATHVERTETVDIEFVEQAALLHDIGMLYTDTPKLACFGDKPYICHGIIGADLLREEGLPRHALVCERHIGVGLSVEDIRGQELPLPHRDMSPQTLEEKIIAYADLFYSKTTPGKRTAEKVRSSLSHFDKKKVDIFNRWHQKFQP, encoded by the coding sequence TTGCAACCACTTGCTTTAATTGATAAATATTACGGTGTCAACCAAGAGGCCAGAAATATCCTTCTGGCGCACAGCATCCAGGTTGCCAAACTGGCTGTGAGCGTAGCAACACATGTCGAACGAACCGAAACTGTTGATATCGAATTTGTCGAGCAGGCAGCGTTGCTACACGATATTGGCATGCTCTATACCGACACTCCAAAGTTGGCTTGCTTCGGTGACAAGCCCTATATCTGTCACGGGATTATTGGCGCTGATTTGCTACGCGAAGAAGGGCTCCCACGTCATGCGCTAGTGTGCGAACGCCACATCGGAGTCGGCTTAAGCGTTGAAGACATTAGGGGACAAGAGCTTCCGTTGCCACATCGAGACATGAGCCCACAGACCCTGGAAGAGAAGATTATCGCTTACGCCGACCTCTTCTACTCCAAGACAACGCCGGGCAAACGTACGGCTGAAAAAGTCCGCTCTTCTTTAAGTCATTTTGACAAGAAGAAGGTGGATATTTTTAACCGGTGGCACCAGAAGTTCCAACCCTGA
- a CDS encoding MFS transporter: MSTPSPLATHHAPQTFKRNILLLNIFASLKMALLPMAIITLFWKDQIGLSLSEILMLQALFSLATLIMEFPSGYLSDRLGYRFALNLACLFGITGWATYTFAGSFSGVLVAEIQLGISYAFISGADSALLYETLRHEGKEEEYAKHDGRMTAWAQAGEAAGAIGAGALYAWFPLLPFLLQIGVWISALFVCRNLKEIPAAKRHTASHLREALGIARKAFLLKPGLRYSILLAAMLGLASFYPVWLIQPYMQSINVPLVWFGPIWAVANLCVSFGSLLSHRIQYHLGARGTPILLLSLIAIGYTGLAFNQLIWGFAFYFLLTIMRGIQGPFLRLALQKQSDRHERASILSLKSLTFRLGFVISAPLVGMMADRSGLSFCFTILLITQVLLVAVLIWPFIKHTKTVWSS, translated from the coding sequence ATGTCTACCCCCTCTCCGCTCGCCACGCACCACGCGCCACAGACCTTCAAAAGAAACATCCTCCTTCTCAACATCTTTGCCAGCCTGAAGATGGCCCTGCTGCCCATGGCCATCATCACTCTTTTCTGGAAGGATCAGATCGGTTTAAGCCTTTCTGAGATCCTCATGCTGCAAGCACTCTTTTCCCTGGCAACCCTGATCATGGAGTTTCCGTCAGGCTACTTGAGTGACCGTCTGGGTTATCGGTTTGCCCTCAACCTCGCATGCCTGTTCGGCATCACTGGCTGGGCAACCTATACCTTCGCCGGTTCATTTTCCGGCGTTCTCGTTGCCGAGATACAGCTTGGCATCTCATATGCGTTTATCAGCGGAGCAGACAGTGCCCTGCTCTACGAAACACTTCGACATGAAGGCAAGGAAGAGGAATACGCGAAACATGATGGCCGCATGACCGCCTGGGCACAGGCCGGGGAGGCCGCTGGCGCAATCGGCGCAGGAGCGCTCTACGCCTGGTTTCCCCTCCTGCCCTTCCTCCTGCAGATAGGTGTCTGGATTTCCGCCTTGTTTGTTTGCCGCAATCTGAAGGAGATCCCTGCAGCAAAACGACATACAGCCTCCCATCTGCGCGAAGCCCTGGGAATTGCGCGCAAAGCCTTCTTACTTAAACCTGGCCTGCGTTACAGTATCCTGCTCGCCGCCATGCTGGGGCTGGCATCTTTTTATCCAGTCTGGCTGATTCAACCTTACATGCAATCGATCAATGTTCCCCTGGTATGGTTCGGCCCGATCTGGGCCGTTGCCAACCTCTGTGTTTCATTCGGCTCTCTCTTAAGCCATCGCATCCAATACCACCTGGGGGCAAGAGGGACACCAATTCTCCTTTTATCACTGATCGCGATTGGCTATACAGGCCTGGCTTTCAACCAACTTATCTGGGGCTTCGCCTTCTACTTCCTGCTCACAATCATGCGCGGTATTCAAGGGCCTTTTCTGCGCCTCGCTCTACAAAAGCAGAGTGATCGGCATGAACGCGCCAGCATTCTTTCTCTTAAATCACTAACCTTCAGGCTCGGCTTTGTGATCAGCGCCCCCTTGGTCGGAATGATGGCCGATCGTTCTGGTCTCAGCTTTTGTTTCACGATTCTTCTTATCACACAGGTTCTGCTTGTTGCCGTTCTCATCTGGCCGTTTATAAAACACACAAAAACCGTCTGGAGCAGTTGA
- a CDS encoding ferredoxin: protein MSRTPAIDPDCCIGCEVCTQVCPEVFSMKDSHNGHAHEKAVVHNPTGAPEAKIESAMDNCPSACIYWV from the coding sequence ATGTCACGCACACCCGCAATTGACCCCGACTGCTGTATTGGCTGTGAAGTCTGCACCCAGGTCTGTCCTGAGGTCTTCAGCATGAAAGACAGTCACAACGGACACGCTCACGAGAAAGCTGTCGTTCACAACCCCACCGGCGCCCCGGAAGCTAAGATAGAGTCCGCCATGGACAATTGTCCCTCGGCCTGTATTTATTGGGTTTAA
- a CDS encoding mechanosensitive ion channel → MTQEVSVATQMFTNIAYAIIILAIGFWGAKMIARLVKGLMERRDTDQALTGFVGNLINALVVTFAVIAALNKLGIQTTSLVAVVGAAGLAIGLALKDSLGNFAAGVMILIFKQFKAGDFIEAAGVLGVVETLNVFSTQLKTGDNKTVYVPNGKLIGDNIINYSTKSTRRIDMVVGVSYDADLSHVKKVLEDILAKESRILEEPAPTIGVLALADNSVNFAFRPWVNAADYWGVHFDLHAAVKTRFDEEGIGIPYPQRDVHLYQQEASAK, encoded by the coding sequence ATGACACAGGAGGTTTCAGTGGCGACACAAATGTTCACAAACATTGCTTACGCTATCATTATTCTCGCTATCGGTTTCTGGGGCGCCAAGATGATTGCCCGACTGGTCAAAGGCCTGATGGAGCGCCGTGATACCGACCAGGCTCTGACCGGCTTTGTCGGAAACCTGATTAACGCGCTCGTCGTAACCTTTGCCGTGATCGCGGCATTAAACAAGCTGGGCATACAAACCACATCGCTGGTCGCCGTTGTTGGTGCCGCCGGTCTTGCTATTGGCCTGGCCCTGAAAGATTCACTCGGCAACTTCGCCGCAGGCGTTATGATTCTGATTTTTAAACAGTTCAAAGCTGGCGACTTTATTGAAGCGGCAGGTGTTCTCGGTGTCGTCGAAACCCTCAACGTCTTCTCTACCCAACTAAAAACGGGTGACAACAAGACTGTCTACGTTCCAAACGGCAAGTTGATCGGCGATAACATTATCAACTATTCGACCAAATCGACCCGGCGCATAGACATGGTTGTCGGCGTCAGCTACGATGCGGACTTAAGCCATGTAAAGAAGGTCCTTGAAGATATCCTCGCCAAAGAAAGCCGGATACTTGAAGAGCCGGCCCCAACGATCGGTGTCCTTGCCCTGGCCGATAACAGTGTCAACTTCGCCTTTCGCCCCTGGGTGAACGCAGCGGACTACTGGGGGGTCCATTTCGACTTGCACGCCGCGGTGAAAACACGCTTTGATGAAGAAGGTATTGGCATCCCCTACCCTCAGCGCGATGTCCATCTCTACCAGCAAGAGGCTTCCGCCAAGTAA
- a CDS encoding sigma-54 dependent transcriptional regulator, which produces MSDSAKILFIDDEAGSRESLTLLLERESYRVDAVAAGEDALSLLSVKGYDVIITDLFLPGVSGIDILKHVKEHAIPSNVILITGNASAETAVEAMKEGAFDYITKPLNFEKLKVLIAKAVKQSRLVAENLYLRQQLRGKYKFDNIIGNSPAIQPVFSRMEKMLHTDSTVLILGESGTGKELVARAIHFNGTRREKPFIDINCGAIPADLLESELFGHVRGSFTGAIADKPGKFEVANKGTIFLDEIGTMPLHLQMKLLRVLQEQEVERVGSSRKVNLDVRVISATNSDLEDRVKSGEFREDLYYRLNVIPILLPPLRDRREDIPLLAKHFLKKICIDMNRPQLELTTEAVRALENYAWPGNVREMENVIERAIALTDSDVIGQNDLPSRISGTAEGKGNLPILHIPEEGLDLAETIEKVERTLIKQAMEKSRNIKARAAALLNLNRTTLVEKIKRYDM; this is translated from the coding sequence GGGCTATGATGTCATCATTACCGATCTTTTCCTGCCAGGTGTCAGCGGCATAGACATCCTCAAGCACGTCAAAGAGCACGCCATTCCCAGCAACGTCATTCTCATCACGGGCAATGCGTCAGCTGAAACAGCTGTCGAGGCGATGAAAGAAGGCGCCTTTGACTACATCACCAAGCCTCTCAACTTTGAGAAATTAAAAGTTCTGATCGCCAAGGCCGTCAAGCAGAGCAGACTGGTCGCTGAGAACCTTTATCTTCGCCAGCAATTACGCGGCAAGTACAAGTTCGACAACATCATTGGCAACAGCCCGGCCATCCAGCCGGTCTTTTCCCGAATGGAGAAGATGCTCCATACGGACTCAACAGTCCTGATCCTCGGTGAGTCAGGGACCGGTAAAGAGCTGGTAGCGCGTGCTATCCATTTTAACGGCACGCGCAGAGAGAAACCTTTTATCGACATCAACTGTGGAGCCATCCCGGCAGACCTCCTGGAAAGCGAACTCTTCGGCCATGTCCGTGGCTCCTTCACCGGGGCCATCGCCGACAAGCCGGGAAAGTTCGAGGTCGCCAACAAGGGCACGATTTTTCTCGACGAGATTGGCACCATGCCTCTCCATCTGCAGATGAAGCTGCTGCGAGTCCTCCAGGAACAGGAGGTGGAGAGGGTCGGATCTTCACGTAAAGTCAACCTGGACGTCCGTGTCATTTCAGCAACCAACTCAGACCTTGAGGATCGTGTTAAATCTGGTGAGTTCCGGGAAGACCTTTACTACCGCCTGAACGTTATCCCCATCCTCCTGCCACCACTCCGGGATCGCCGTGAGGACATTCCACTGCTGGCCAAGCATTTCCTGAAAAAAATATGTATTGACATGAACCGGCCACAACTGGAGTTGACCACTGAGGCCGTTCGAGCCCTGGAAAACTACGCCTGGCCGGGAAATGTTCGCGAGATGGAGAATGTCATTGAGCGCGCTATCGCCCTGACTGACAGCGACGTGATCGGCCAAAACGACCTCCCTTCAAGAATCAGCGGCACTGCGGAGGGAAAGGGCAACCTCCCGATCTTGCATATCCCCGAGGAAGGTCTCGACCTCGCAGAAACCATAGAAAAGGTCGAACGAACCTTAATCAAACAGGCGATGGAGAAATCGAGAAACATCAAGGCCCGTGCCGCCGCCCTCTTGAACCTTAATCGCACGACCCTGGTTGAAAAAATCAAACGTTACGATATGTAA